The Alistipes finegoldii DSM 17242 DNA segment GTCACGCATCCCGCGAGGGTTGCGACGCCCACCGGCAGCAGACTGCCGCGCAGCTGTTCCATCTGTTCGTAAAGCAGGTATCCCAACGCCACGACCGACATGCCCAGCGCGAAATCGAGCGCCGAAGTCGCCTGCTTGTAGCGGGGATAGTCGATGCCCGCCGCGCTGAGGAAGACGATCACCGCGACGAACGTCAGCAGTACGGGATGCAGCAGCGGCACCCGCAGCCGTCGGTAGACGGCGCAGCCCAAGCAGTAGAGTCCTACGGTGAGCGTCAGCAGGAAGAGATCCGAGGAGAGGAATGCCTTGTCAATCATGGTCGGGAGTGTTTGGAGCGGTTTCGCGCAGATGCCGGATGCGCCGCAGGCGCGAACGGCGGTTCAGGCTTTGGAAGGTCTGCCCCGTGACGAGCAGGACGACGATCGTCGAGACGATGCCCGAAATCACGATCGCCCACAGATTGTCGAGAATCACCCGGTAGGAGTCCATCAGCCCCACGCCGTAGGGGACGAAGAAGAGCGCCATGGCTCCCAGCAGGAATTTCGCCGCCGGACGCACGGTCTCGGCTTTGACCCAACGCATGCAGAGCGCCGCGAAAAGCAGGATCATGCCGATGATGTTACCTGACACATAACCTCCGGTCAGGATGCTCAATGCGTTGCCGATCAGCCAGAAAAGGAGTATGTAAAAGAGTCCGAGCATAATTTCTGCACATGTTCGCCTGCAAAGGCATAAAGGCCGTGTACAGCGGCAAAATTAGTCGTCTGTGCACAAGCGGCCTGTTTCGGCGAAATTTATCTGCCGCAAAGATAGCGTTTTTGGCCGTATGTTGTACCTGCAGGAGTTGATTTGTGAGCGGTCACGGTCTCCTGTCGCTTCGTCTGCGTCCCGGAGGATGTCGCGCGCAGATGCGGCGAGCCGAAATCGTCCATCGCATATTGATTTGCAGTTGCCGGGCGGCAAAACGCCACGCCGGCGCATCCTCCCGCGATCAGACGGGGTGCAGGGGCTTCGCCGTTTATCGTTGCGCCGCACCGCTTTGAGCGGACACTGCGCACTGGCGCACGACGCGCATCCGCCGCGCCTGCGCCCCCGGAAGAAGCACCGGAGCCGCCGTGCGAGCAACACCGCGACCGCCGCTCCGATCGCCCATACCGTATAATCCTGCCATCCCATATCAGAGCCACATGACCAAATGATAGACGGCCCATGCCGCCAGCCATGCCAGCAGGGTGTTGTATGCCACGCTGGCGACGGCCCATCGCCAGCCCGCCTCCGAGCCGATGGCCGCGACCGTGGCGATGCAGGGGAAGTAGAGCAGGATGAATACGAGGAACGCCAGCGCCGAGGCGTGGGTGAAATCGCCGCTCGCCGTCAGACGTCGCGCGAGATTCGCCGTCTCTTCGTCTCCGTCCGCCGCGGCATCTTCGGCCGCCGTTCCCGGATTTAGGCCCGGCCGGCCGTCGGCCGTCTTCGCTATGTAGATGGCCGTCGGGCCGTCCGCGCCGCCGATCACGGCGACCTTGCCGTTTGGCAAATCGTTGATCGACAGCTTCGCGGTGTCTGCCATCTCACCCGATTCGGCAACTATTTCGATCGTCCCGGAAGGCTGCGCCGCCGCAGGAGCCCCTTCGGAGTAGAGTACGCCGAGCGTACTGACGATGATCTCCTTGGCCGGGACGCCCGACAACAGGGCCACGCCCGCTTTCCAGTTCAGCCCCAGCGGACTGAACACCGGCTCGCAGGTGCGTCCGAGACGTCCGAGGTAGGAGTTTTCGTAATGTTCGGGCGTATTTCCGGCGTCGGTGCGGGGGTAGTAGCTCAGGAACCATACGACCACCGACGCGACCAGAATCATGCCGCCCATCTTGCGCAGATATTGCGCGCACTTGTCCCACATATGCCTGAGCGTCGTTTTCCATGTCGGCAGGCGGTAGGGCGGCAGCTCCATGACGAACGGCGTTTCGTCCACCGGGAACATGAACCGCCGCATCAGCCGCGCCGTGAAGACGGCCAGCACGACGCCCAGCACATAGAGTCCGATCATCACCAGCCCGGCATTCTCGGCAAAGAAGGTGCCGGCCAGAAGCAGGTAGATCGGAATTCGCGCGCTGCATGACATGAAAGGGGTAATCAGTATGGTAATCAGCCGACTGCTGCGACTCTCGATCGTCCGGCAGGCCATGATCGCCGGGACGTTGCAGCCGAAGCCCATGATGAGCGGAATGAACGATTTGCCGTGCAGGCCGATGCGGTGCATCACGCGGTCCATGATAAAGGCCGCGCGGGCCAAGTAGCCCGAATCCTCCATGAACGAGATGAACAGGTAGAGGATCATGATGTTGGGCAGAAAGACGATCACGGCGCCCACGCCGCCCACGATGCCATCCACCAGCAGGTCGCGCAGCGGTCCGGCGGGCATCATGTAGTCGATCGCACCGCCGATCCAGCCCACCAGCGCGTCGATCCACTCCTGCGGATAGGCGCCCAGACTGAACGTGCACCAGAACATGAACCACATCAGGAAGAAGAAGATCGGGAATCC contains these protein-coding regions:
- a CDS encoding CidA/LrgA family protein, whose amino-acid sequence is MLGLFYILLFWLIGNALSILTGGYVSGNIIGMILLFAALCMRWVKAETVRPAAKFLLGAMALFFVPYGVGLMDSYRVILDNLWAIVISGIVSTIVVLLVTGQTFQSLNRRSRLRRIRHLRETAPNTPDHD
- the feoB gene encoding ferrous iron transport protein B → MRLSELKTGESATILKVTGHGGFRRRIMEMGFVRGQRVEVILNAPLKDPIEYKIMGYDISLRRSEADMVVVLSDSEASEYLAGGGSHHHHHEHHRRHCGCGADGQPAEPEYPTAETPGPDDGCATIDEVINRHSRTIGVALVGNPNSGKTSLFNAISGGHEHVGNYSGVTVGAKIGHRCYRGYRFEVTDLPGTYALSAYTPEERYVRSHIAERTPDVIINSVVASNLERNLYLTTELIDINPRMVVALNMFDELNSSGAELDYDNLGRMLGVPMVPVEARNGKGIEQLLDTVIAVYENQDERVRHIHINMGSVIEEGLRRLNGDMNAFRGELPKAFPPRYYAMKMLEGDRQVEEQLRGCSRWPEWAAIRDLEAKRISEALGEDVETAVANQKYGFIQGALRETFTPGKREEASTTAQIDTFVTHKLWGFPIFFFLMWFMFWCTFSLGAYPQEWIDALVGWIGGAIDYMMPAGPLRDLLVDGIVGGVGAVIVFLPNIMILYLFISFMEDSGYLARAAFIMDRVMHRIGLHGKSFIPLIMGFGCNVPAIMACRTIESRSSRLITILITPFMSCSARIPIYLLLAGTFFAENAGLVMIGLYVLGVVLAVFTARLMRRFMFPVDETPFVMELPPYRLPTWKTTLRHMWDKCAQYLRKMGGMILVASVVVWFLSYYPRTDAGNTPEHYENSYLGRLGRTCEPVFSPLGLNWKAGVALLSGVPAKEIIVSTLGVLYSEGAPAAAQPSGTIEIVAESGEMADTAKLSINDLPNGKVAVIGGADGPTAIYIAKTADGRPGLNPGTAAEDAAADGDEETANLARRLTASGDFTHASALAFLVFILLYFPCIATVAAIGSEAGWRWAVASVAYNTLLAWLAAWAVYHLVMWL